The following proteins are encoded in a genomic region of Pseudoxanthomonas suwonensis 11-1:
- a CDS encoding oligopeptide:H+ symporter, with the protein MSTTTAGQGRMPRQIPFIIGNEACERFSFYGMRNILVQFLITSTLLQHIMAGQERELAAKDLMHSFMIGVYFFPLLGGWLSDRFFGKYNTILWFSLVYCAGHACLALFEDNRAGFFTGLGLIALGAGGIKPLVASFMGDQFDRTNKHLARVVFDAFYWIINFGSLFASLLMPLFLKNFGPSVAFGIPGLLMFVATLVFWLGRKRYVLVPPQRVVDQHAFSRVIRTALLAQAPGQGRAGLWLAWIGVALAVASFGLMPSLGFVISFCVALVVLLAGVGGGAWMQLERARGVHPDEAVDGARSVLRVLVIFALTTPFFSLFDQKASTWVIQGNEMTKPEWFVSSQMQALNPALVMILIPFNNLVLYPALRRFGWEPTALRRMTAGIAFSGLAWIVIGGIQVVMDGGEPMSIVWQVLPYALLTFGEVLVSATGLEFAYSQAPAAMKGVVMSFWNLTTTIGNLWVLLANAAVRNDTVTGSIATTGLSTTAFQMFFFAVFALVAALVFGMYARSYRMVDNYRAAA; encoded by the coding sequence ATGAGCACGACCACCGCCGGACAGGGGCGCATGCCCCGGCAGATCCCCTTCATCATCGGCAACGAGGCCTGCGAGCGCTTCAGCTTCTACGGGATGCGCAACATCCTGGTGCAGTTCCTGATCACCTCGACCCTGCTGCAGCACATCATGGCCGGGCAGGAGCGGGAGCTGGCCGCCAAGGACCTGATGCACAGCTTCATGATCGGGGTGTACTTCTTCCCGCTGCTGGGCGGCTGGCTGTCCGACCGCTTCTTCGGCAAGTACAACACGATCCTCTGGTTCTCCCTGGTGTACTGCGCCGGCCATGCCTGCCTGGCGCTGTTCGAGGACAACCGCGCCGGCTTCTTCACCGGCCTGGGCCTGATCGCGCTGGGTGCCGGCGGCATCAAGCCGCTGGTGGCCTCGTTCATGGGCGACCAGTTCGACAGGACGAACAAGCACCTGGCGCGGGTCGTGTTCGACGCCTTTTACTGGATCATCAACTTCGGTTCGCTGTTCGCCTCGCTGCTGATGCCGCTGTTCCTGAAGAACTTCGGTCCCTCGGTGGCGTTCGGCATTCCCGGCCTGCTGATGTTCGTGGCCACCCTGGTGTTCTGGCTGGGTCGCAAGCGCTACGTGCTGGTGCCGCCGCAGCGGGTGGTGGACCAGCACGCCTTCTCCCGGGTCATCCGTACCGCGCTGCTGGCGCAGGCGCCGGGGCAGGGCAGGGCCGGCCTGTGGCTGGCCTGGATTGGCGTGGCACTGGCGGTGGCCTCGTTTGGCCTCATGCCCTCCCTGGGCTTCGTGATCTCGTTCTGCGTTGCGCTGGTGGTGCTGCTGGCAGGCGTCGGCGGCGGTGCCTGGATGCAGCTGGAGCGCGCGCGTGGCGTGCATCCGGACGAGGCGGTGGACGGTGCGCGTTCGGTGCTGCGGGTGCTGGTGATCTTCGCCCTGACCACGCCGTTCTTCTCGCTGTTCGACCAGAAGGCCTCCACCTGGGTGATCCAGGGCAACGAGATGACCAAGCCGGAATGGTTCGTGTCCTCGCAGATGCAGGCACTGAACCCGGCGCTGGTGATGATCCTGATCCCGTTCAACAACCTGGTGCTGTACCCGGCGCTGCGCCGCTTCGGCTGGGAGCCCACCGCGCTGCGCCGGATGACCGCGGGCATCGCCTTCAGCGGCCTGGCCTGGATCGTGATCGGCGGCATCCAGGTGGTGATGGATGGTGGCGAGCCGATGTCCATCGTCTGGCAGGTGCTGCCGTACGCGCTGCTGACCTTCGGCGAGGTGCTGGTCTCGGCCACCGGCCTGGAGTTCGCCTACAGCCAGGCGCCGGCGGCGATGAAGGGCGTGGTCATGAGCTTCTGGAACCTGACCACCACCATCGGCAACCTGTGGGTGCTGCTGGCCAACGCTGCGGTGCGCAACGACACGGTCACCGGCAGCATCGCCACGACCGGGCTCAGCACCACCGCCTTCCAGATGTTCTTCTTCGCCGTGTTCGCCCTGGTCGCCGCCCTGGTGTTCGGCATGTACGCGCGCAGTTACCGCATGGTCGACAACTACCGCGCCGCCGCCTGA